The Diospyros lotus cultivar Yz01 chromosome 15, ASM1463336v1, whole genome shotgun sequence genome has a window encoding:
- the LOC127792155 gene encoding zinc finger CCCH domain-containing protein 2-like has product MMGSVCGEQHKLHHLFLNNKALIRDVIDIPPRKLLHRRPTAAPVGEVFGDSPRADEEALLQKFLPCNNGGDDDGDGDDDDDDPYSSDYFRMYEFKVRRCTRSRSHDWTDCPFAHPGEKARRRDPRRYHYSGNICSEFRRGTCSRGDNCEFAHGVFECWLHPARYRTEACKDGKNCKRKVCFFAHSARQLRVLPPSSDSPPANSPSAGRKYSNSNHCCLFCHNVTASPTSTLLGMSHLSPPLSPSLSPPLSPVKGRSLSGLSPVSRYGESCGLTQFNPSPLSYKDVLTELMSSLDSMNLHEASPHGNKNLPWIDVSFSHGDDQNLFVLSPSTPSPSVSRNFFSEGDSSSRRFNNIDDKLNDNGASACPDLGWVNDLLT; this is encoded by the exons ATGATGGGTAGCGTTTGTGGAGAGCAACACAAGCTCCACCACCTCTTCCTCAACAATAAGGCGCTCATCAGGGACGTCATTGACATTCCTCCCCGGAAGCTCCTCCACCGCCGTCCCACCGCCGCCCCCGTCGGCGAGGTGTTCGGCGACTCGCCCAGGGCCGACGAGGAGGCCCTCCTCCAGAAATTCTTGCCGTGTAACAATGGCGGGGACGATGACGGCGAcggcgacgacgacgacgacgatccCTACTCGTCGGACTATTTCCGCATGTACGAATTCAAGGTCCGCCGCTGCACGCGCAGCCGCAGCCACGACTGGACCGACTGCCCCTTCGCCCATCCGGGCGAGAAGGCCCGACGGAGAGACCCGAGGAG GTATCACTACTCCGGCAACATCTGCTCGGAGTTCCGGCGAGGGACGTGCAGCCGCGGCGACAACTGCGAGTTCGCGCACGGGGTGTTCGAGTGCTGGCTCCACCCGGCGCGCTACAGGACGGAGGCCTGCAAGGACGGGAAGAATTGCAAGCGAAAGGTCTGCTTTTTCGCCCACTCGGCCCGCCAGCTCCGCGTGCTGCCGCCGTCGTCCGATTCCCCGCCGGCGAATTCGCCGTCTGCCGGACGGAAGTACTCGAACTCGAACCATTGCTGCCTTTTCTGCCACAACGTCACCGCTTCTCCAACGTCCACTCTACTGGGTATGTCTCACCTCTCGCCTCCCCTGTCTCCGTCGCTCTCGCCGCCTCTCTCGCCGGTGAAAGGCCGGTCACTGAGCGGACTCTCTCCTGTATCCCGGTACGGCGAGTCCTGTGGCTTGACTCAGTTCAATCCGAGTCCGCTGAGTTACAAAGATGTTCTCACTGAGCTAATGAGTTCTCTAGACTCCATGAATCTTCATGAAGCTTCTCCACACGGAAACAAAAATCTGCCGTGGATTGATGTTTCTTTCAGCCATGGCGACGATCAGAACCTGTTCGTTCTCTCTCCATCGACTCCAAGCCCTTCCGTGTCTCGAAATTTTTTTAGTGAAGGAGATAGTTCGAGCAGGAGATTCAATAATATTGATGACAAACTCAACGACAATGGCGCCTCGGCCTGCCCCGATCTGGGCTGGGTCAACGATCTTCtaacttga